In the Gossypium raimondii isolate GPD5lz chromosome 9, ASM2569854v1, whole genome shotgun sequence genome, one interval contains:
- the LOC105799086 gene encoding MAR-binding filament-like protein 1-1 isoform X1 gives MGFMIGSSCYLQDPISNSQVRFPSSLSVSFNIRNGETKRKRRKKRNFRPPMACLTHEDPNDDVSGKRRAVLLVGISILPLLQLRSQALEISTLRRERPRKSKSLEEGTRELPTEVVTGKSTEESDVNKPEESQIAVFELNKPEESRKLEESWGDSRSNPFLSLLNGLGVLGASVLGALYALVLKEKNTNNEILESIKIELQEKEVAIIMMEKDFESKLLIEREERTKQLKEAKEEQLALRDQLNSANSTITGLGCELNNEKRLIEKLKVQIDSLQNNLSEVGEEKRSLKQELKEKLNSVDVLREKVNLLGSELNDKEVSIQKLSTLLAGKESEFKNLITTYKQTEEELGKAHLEIERLKEELQRSRSELESESSLVDELNASVSSLLVERDNSMREFLSLQEEYNDLKLSSENKAVADAKLLGERENEIQLLKEKLELALNDVSENKTIAADLNKEKESLERALEMELHGGKNLKEELLLVEETLSKSRSEVSYLSEQLKQSRIHCKELESDVSRVTTKFYEAKERLQANLDEAKQNSVVLAGELTTTKELLKKTLEERQTFSRELTSMTENRNTLQRELIDAYKRVEAISSDLKEEKTHVSSLNQERQALENQIVKDKEARKSLKTNLEEATNSLDEVNQKILKLSRDLEMANAKISSLEDEKMVLYKTLTEQKNASKEARENMEDAHSIVMTLNKERESLEKRVKKLEEELASAKGEILRLRSRINSSKAPVNDQPQQKDETETKVTVSARKSRRKKGSSQ, from the exons atgggtTTCATGATAGGGAGTTCTTGTTATTTGCAAGATCCCATCTCCAATTCTCAAGTACGGTTCCCATCTTCTTTATCCGTTTCCTTTAATATCAGAAATGGAGAAACCAAGAggaagaggaggaagaagagaaatttcAGGCCTCCAATGGCTTGCTTGACCCATGAAGACCCAAACGATGACGTTTCCGGCAAGAGGAGGGCTGTTCTTCTTGTGGGTATTTCAATCCTTCCTTTATTGCAACTTCGATCCCAAGCTCTTGAAATCTCCACCTTAA GGAGAGAGAGGCCGAGAAAGAGTAAAAGTCTAGAAGAAGGAACTAGAGAGCTGCCGACGGAAGTTGTTACCGGTAAAAGCACTG AAGAAAGTGACGTAAACAAACCTGAGGAAAGCCAAATTGCTGTATTTGAGCTGAATAAACCAGAGGAAAGCCGAAAGCTGGAG GAATCATGGGGAGATTCACGATCTAACCCCTTTCTGTCCCTTCTAAATGGTCTTGGAGTACTTGGTGCCAGTGTGCTTGGTGCACTCTACGCTTTGGTTCTGAAGGAGAAGAACACGAACAATGAAATCCTGGAATCA ATAAAAATCGAATTGCAAGAAAAGGAAGTTGCAATTATCATGATGGAGAAAGACTTTGAATCAAAGCTATTAATAGAACGGGAAGAACGAACCAAGCAACTCAAAGAGGCAAAAGAAGAACAGCTGGCTTTAAGGGATCAACTGAATTCAGCTAATAGTACAATTACCGGCTTAGGATGTGAACTTAATAATGAGAAGAGGTTAATCGAGAAGCTTAAAGTTCAAATAGACAGTCTTCAGAATAACCTTTCGGAAGTCGGGGAAGAGAAAAGGTCTCTAAAACAAGAGCTGAAGGAAAAGCTCAATTCCGTTGATGTCCTACGAGAAAAAGTTAACTTGCTTGGTTCAGAACTTAATGATAAGGAAGTTAGTATTCAAAAGCTCAGTACTTTACTTGCAGGAAAAGAATCCGAGTTCAAGAACTTGATCACTACCTACAAACAAACCGAGGAAGAACTTGGCAAAGCACATTTGGAGATCGAAAGACTGAAAGAAGAATTGCAGAGAAGTCGAAGTGAACTCGAATCCGAAAGTTCTTTAGTTGATGAATTAAATGCAAGTGTGAGTTCTTTATTGGTTGAAAGAGATAATTCTATGCGGGAGTTCCTTTCTCTTCAGGAGGAgtacaatgatttgaaactTTCGTCTGAAAATAAGGCAGTGGCTGATGCTAAGCTTTTGGgggaaagagaaaatgaaatccAGTTGCTAAAGGAAAAACTCGAGCTTGCTCTGAACGATGTGAGTGAAAATAAAACGATTGCTGCTGATTTGAACAAGGAAAAGGAAAGCCTGGAGCGAGCACTGGAGATGGAATTGCACGGTGGAAAAAACCTGAAAGAAGAACTCCTACTTGTTGAGGAAACTCTTTCAAAGTCCCGGAGTGAAGTTTCTTATCTGTCTGAACAACTGAAGCAATCGAGAATCCATTGTAAAGAGCTTGAGTCTGATGTTTCAAGGGTTACGACCAAGTTTTATGAAGCTAAAGAAAGACTgcaagccaaccttgatgagGCAAAACAAAACAGTGTAGTTCTGGCCGGTGAGCTCACAACTACGAAAGAGCTTCTGAAGAAAACCTTGGAAGAGCGGCAAACTTTTTCTCGTGAGTTGACTTCCATGACCGAAAACCGGAATACCCTTCAAAGGGAATTGATAGATGCTTATAAAAGAGTAGAAGCCATATCCAGTGATTTGAAAGAAGAGAAAACGCATGTTTCTTCATTAAACCAGGAAAGACAGGCTTTAGAGAATCAGATTGTGAAAGACAAGGAAGCAAGAAAATCACTCAAAACCAACCTGGAAGAGGCTACCAACTCACTTGATGAAGTGAACcaaaaaatattgaaacttTCCAGAGATCTGGAAATGGCTAATGCTAAAATATCAAGTCTCGAGGATGAGAAAATGGTTCTCTATAAAACACTTACCGAGCAGAAGAATGCATCGAAAGAAGCTCGAGAAAACATGGAAGATGCTCATAGCATTGTGATGACACTGAACAAGGAAAGGGAGAGTCTTGAAAAGCGAGTGAAGAAACTCGAGGAAGAATTGGCTTCTGCTAAGGGTGAAATATTAAGGTTAAGAAGTCGAATAAATTCATCCAAAGCTCCCGTAAATGATCAGCCGCAACAGAAAGATGAAACCGAAACAAAAGTCACTGTAAGTGCAAGGAAAAGCAGAAGGAAAAAGGGTAGCTCACAGTGA
- the LOC105799086 gene encoding MAR-binding filament-like protein 1-1 isoform X2 — translation MGFMIGSSCYLQDPISNSQVRFPSSLSVSFNIRNGETKRKRRKKRNFRPPMACLTHEDPNDDVSGKRRAVLLVGISILPLLQLRSQALEISTLRRERPRKSKSLEEGTRELPTEVVTEESDVNKPEESQIAVFELNKPEESRKLEESWGDSRSNPFLSLLNGLGVLGASVLGALYALVLKEKNTNNEILESIKIELQEKEVAIIMMEKDFESKLLIEREERTKQLKEAKEEQLALRDQLNSANSTITGLGCELNNEKRLIEKLKVQIDSLQNNLSEVGEEKRSLKQELKEKLNSVDVLREKVNLLGSELNDKEVSIQKLSTLLAGKESEFKNLITTYKQTEEELGKAHLEIERLKEELQRSRSELESESSLVDELNASVSSLLVERDNSMREFLSLQEEYNDLKLSSENKAVADAKLLGERENEIQLLKEKLELALNDVSENKTIAADLNKEKESLERALEMELHGGKNLKEELLLVEETLSKSRSEVSYLSEQLKQSRIHCKELESDVSRVTTKFYEAKERLQANLDEAKQNSVVLAGELTTTKELLKKTLEERQTFSRELTSMTENRNTLQRELIDAYKRVEAISSDLKEEKTHVSSLNQERQALENQIVKDKEARKSLKTNLEEATNSLDEVNQKILKLSRDLEMANAKISSLEDEKMVLYKTLTEQKNASKEARENMEDAHSIVMTLNKERESLEKRVKKLEEELASAKGEILRLRSRINSSKAPVNDQPQQKDETETKVTVSARKSRRKKGSSQ, via the exons atgggtTTCATGATAGGGAGTTCTTGTTATTTGCAAGATCCCATCTCCAATTCTCAAGTACGGTTCCCATCTTCTTTATCCGTTTCCTTTAATATCAGAAATGGAGAAACCAAGAggaagaggaggaagaagagaaatttcAGGCCTCCAATGGCTTGCTTGACCCATGAAGACCCAAACGATGACGTTTCCGGCAAGAGGAGGGCTGTTCTTCTTGTGGGTATTTCAATCCTTCCTTTATTGCAACTTCGATCCCAAGCTCTTGAAATCTCCACCTTAA GGAGAGAGAGGCCGAGAAAGAGTAAAAGTCTAGAAGAAGGAACTAGAGAGCTGCCGACGGAAGTTGTTACCG AAGAAAGTGACGTAAACAAACCTGAGGAAAGCCAAATTGCTGTATTTGAGCTGAATAAACCAGAGGAAAGCCGAAAGCTGGAG GAATCATGGGGAGATTCACGATCTAACCCCTTTCTGTCCCTTCTAAATGGTCTTGGAGTACTTGGTGCCAGTGTGCTTGGTGCACTCTACGCTTTGGTTCTGAAGGAGAAGAACACGAACAATGAAATCCTGGAATCA ATAAAAATCGAATTGCAAGAAAAGGAAGTTGCAATTATCATGATGGAGAAAGACTTTGAATCAAAGCTATTAATAGAACGGGAAGAACGAACCAAGCAACTCAAAGAGGCAAAAGAAGAACAGCTGGCTTTAAGGGATCAACTGAATTCAGCTAATAGTACAATTACCGGCTTAGGATGTGAACTTAATAATGAGAAGAGGTTAATCGAGAAGCTTAAAGTTCAAATAGACAGTCTTCAGAATAACCTTTCGGAAGTCGGGGAAGAGAAAAGGTCTCTAAAACAAGAGCTGAAGGAAAAGCTCAATTCCGTTGATGTCCTACGAGAAAAAGTTAACTTGCTTGGTTCAGAACTTAATGATAAGGAAGTTAGTATTCAAAAGCTCAGTACTTTACTTGCAGGAAAAGAATCCGAGTTCAAGAACTTGATCACTACCTACAAACAAACCGAGGAAGAACTTGGCAAAGCACATTTGGAGATCGAAAGACTGAAAGAAGAATTGCAGAGAAGTCGAAGTGAACTCGAATCCGAAAGTTCTTTAGTTGATGAATTAAATGCAAGTGTGAGTTCTTTATTGGTTGAAAGAGATAATTCTATGCGGGAGTTCCTTTCTCTTCAGGAGGAgtacaatgatttgaaactTTCGTCTGAAAATAAGGCAGTGGCTGATGCTAAGCTTTTGGgggaaagagaaaatgaaatccAGTTGCTAAAGGAAAAACTCGAGCTTGCTCTGAACGATGTGAGTGAAAATAAAACGATTGCTGCTGATTTGAACAAGGAAAAGGAAAGCCTGGAGCGAGCACTGGAGATGGAATTGCACGGTGGAAAAAACCTGAAAGAAGAACTCCTACTTGTTGAGGAAACTCTTTCAAAGTCCCGGAGTGAAGTTTCTTATCTGTCTGAACAACTGAAGCAATCGAGAATCCATTGTAAAGAGCTTGAGTCTGATGTTTCAAGGGTTACGACCAAGTTTTATGAAGCTAAAGAAAGACTgcaagccaaccttgatgagGCAAAACAAAACAGTGTAGTTCTGGCCGGTGAGCTCACAACTACGAAAGAGCTTCTGAAGAAAACCTTGGAAGAGCGGCAAACTTTTTCTCGTGAGTTGACTTCCATGACCGAAAACCGGAATACCCTTCAAAGGGAATTGATAGATGCTTATAAAAGAGTAGAAGCCATATCCAGTGATTTGAAAGAAGAGAAAACGCATGTTTCTTCATTAAACCAGGAAAGACAGGCTTTAGAGAATCAGATTGTGAAAGACAAGGAAGCAAGAAAATCACTCAAAACCAACCTGGAAGAGGCTACCAACTCACTTGATGAAGTGAACcaaaaaatattgaaacttTCCAGAGATCTGGAAATGGCTAATGCTAAAATATCAAGTCTCGAGGATGAGAAAATGGTTCTCTATAAAACACTTACCGAGCAGAAGAATGCATCGAAAGAAGCTCGAGAAAACATGGAAGATGCTCATAGCATTGTGATGACACTGAACAAGGAAAGGGAGAGTCTTGAAAAGCGAGTGAAGAAACTCGAGGAAGAATTGGCTTCTGCTAAGGGTGAAATATTAAGGTTAAGAAGTCGAATAAATTCATCCAAAGCTCCCGTAAATGATCAGCCGCAACAGAAAGATGAAACCGAAACAAAAGTCACTGTAAGTGCAAGGAAAAGCAGAAGGAAAAAGGGTAGCTCACAGTGA
- the LOC105799087 gene encoding uncharacterized protein LOC105799087, translating into MFYGAVVWDPWLIVAQIVCLQCLYYLTLGAFLSFLVGTRVSRLSLVYFFDFATVTTSTVTGWCVIASFLLSSIAGAGYMLYLIERAKKCLDFAATLYIIHLFICLINGGWPSSITWWFVNVIGVAVMALLGEYLCIRRELKEIPITRYRSNV; encoded by the exons ATGTTCTATGGGGCGGTAGTATGGGATCCTTGGCTTATTGTAGCCCAAATTGTTTGCCTTCAATGTTTATATTACCTTACTCTTGGAGCCTTCTTGTCATTCCTCGTCGGCACCCGCGTTTCTCGTTTGAGTTTGGTCTATTTCTTCGACTTTGCTACCGTCACTACCTCCACTGTTACTGGCTGGTGTGTCATCGCTTCGTTTCTGCTCAGCTCTATTGCAGG AGCTGGTTACATGCTTTATTTGATTGAAAGGGCAAAAAAGTGCTTGGATTTTGCAGCAACCCTCTATATTATCCATCTTTTTATATGCCTAATAAATGGAGGTTGGCCTTCCTCAATAACATGGTGGTTTGTGAATGTTATTGGAGTTGCAGTGATGGCTTTGCTAGGTGAATATCTGTGCATTAGACGGGAACTCAAAGAGATTCCAATAACGCGATACCGATCAA ATGTTTGA